The genome window GGCGAGCCGGGTGTAGTCGCCCATGAAGCGGATGATGTTTTGGGAACGGTTGGTGATGGTTTCGAGTCCGTCGAGCAGGTCGGTCTTGGTTTCCTCGTCGATCTCGGCGGTCTTGGTGATTTTGGAGAGGGTGGAGGAGAGGGACGAAATGGGGGCGATGGAGTTGTTGAGCTCGTGACCGAGCACGCGCAGGAGGCGTTTCCAGGAGTCGCGCTCTTGCTCGGAGGCGGCTCGGGTGATGTCGGTGAGGAGGATGAGGTCGAAGCGTTCTCCATCGAGGATGAAGATGCCACGGCGGCCCTCGAAACGACGGTTTTGGTCGACGAAGGAGAAGCGTGAAAAATCCTGGGAGGACTGGTCGAGCACGAAGGAGATGTTGAGCTCGTCGACGGTTTTAAGCTCGGGAATGGAATCCCAATGGTTAATGGAGGAGATGAGCCTTCTGGCGGCTTCGTTGGCCTGTGATACGACCCGATCTGAGCGCACGATGAGAGTGGCGACATCGATATTGGCGGTAATCTTGTCGATTACTTTTTGGGTTTCGATGCTGGTGAGTCGCGACTTCTCCATGAGCGCGGCGATGGCGTTGATTTCTTCATACAGCTCGACGATGGTGCCGGAGGCCTCGGAGATGCGGCGGGACCGAAGGGTAAAGTCGCCCTCTCGGATGGAGCTAATGACGTTGGCGGCGACGCGGAGGGGGCTGCTGATCCAGTTTTGCAGGCTCCATGCCATGAAGGGAAAGGGCAGGAGGATGAGGGTGAGGCAAGTGACCCAAAGCTCCCAGTTGGCGTCGGAGTGGATGAGCAGCGCCACGGCGATGACCGTGGCGGGCAGGGCGCAGAGGGCGGCCCGGATGACGATGGTCGCCTCGTAGGAGAAACGGGAGGGGGTGCGGGGAGGTTGGGTCAAGGGATGGTGAAAGGTGGAAGATTTGCTCGAGTTGATGCGGACGGGGTGGTGCCGAGCGGAGCGACACGTTCACCTGTCGCTCCAGGTTTGCCTATAAGCCGTAGCGTTGCATGCGACGGTAGAAGGCGGAACGGCTGAGGCCGAGCTCTTTGGCTGCATCGTTGGCTTTGCCGCCGCAGCGGGAAAGGGTACGGCGGATGAGGTAGGCTTCGACCTCCTCGAGACTCATGTCGTCCAGGTTGCTGCTGGCGGGACTGGCGGTATTGGCGCGCAGTCCCAGTTCGGGGACGCCGATCTCCTCTTTGCGGCTGGTGAGGACGGCCCGTTCGAGGCAGTGGTCGAGCTCGCGGATGTTGCCGGGCCACTCGTAGCTTTTCATGGTGTCGAGGGCGGTGGCGGAAAACGCGAGGCCGGACTTGCGGTATTTCTTCGAGTATTTCTTGAGGAAGGAGTTGGCGAGGGGCTCGATGTCTTCCACGCGTTCGCGCAGAGGCGGGAGGTGGATGGTAATGGTGTTGAGGCGGTAGAGCAGGTCCATGCGGAAGCGACCGGCGTCGACTTCGGCTTGCAGGTCGGCGTTGGTGGCGACCACGAGCCGCGCATCGAATTTCTGGGTACGGGATGAACCTACGCGTTCGAACTCTCGAGTCTCTAGGGCGCGGAGCAGCTTTTGCTGTTGGGCGACGGGCATGTTGGCGACCTCGTCTAGGAATAGGGTCCCGGAGGCGGCGAGCTCGAAACGGCCGATACGGTTCTCCTTAGCGTCGGTGAAGGCCCCTTTGACATGCCCGAAAAGTTCGGATTCGAAGACTCCATCCGGTATGCCTCCCATATTGACTGAGATAAAGGGGTGGTCCGCTTTGCCGGACTGCTGGTGTATTAGGTTTGCAATGACGCCTTTGCCGGTGCCGTTTTCGCCGGTGATGAGAATGGACGCGTCGGAGTCGGCCACGGATTCGATGAGTTCGAGAACGGGGCGCATGGCCCGTGACTGGGCGATGAAGCCGGAAGCCTTGTTGGGACGGAGGGTACGGTTTTCTTCTTTGAGCCTCTGGGATTGGAGCTGGGCTTGGTTGAGGCGTAGCTGCGTGCGCACGATGGCGAGCAGGCGCTCGTCGTCCCAAGGCTTTTGTAGGAAGTCGTTGGCCCCGTTTCTCATGCACTCTACAGCGACGTCGATACTGGCCCAAGCGGTCATCACGACGACAGGCAGGTCGGGTTCTTTCTCGCGAATCTTGCCGAGGAGTTCGATGCCTTCCTTGCCGGAGGTGGTATCCAGGTGGTAGTTGAGGTCGATGAGAGCGGTGGCGTATTCGTTTTGCTCGATGCGCTTGAGGGCGTCGGCGGGGTTGCTCACGCAGTCGGCCTGATAGCCCTCGGATTTCAGGGCGAGGCGGATGGCCTGGAGCACGTCCTTGTTGTCGTCCGCGATGAGGATTCGCTGAGTCGCTGTATTTGGCATTTGGATAACCGGGGGATGGGGGCGAGGAGGAAGGTTGAAATAAAGGGGCTCTGAGCTGCTGTGATAGAAGCTGCTATCATTTCACGCGCCAATTGTATTTTGCTTACGAGTAAATTACTGAAGTTCAATTGTTTATGTTTTCGATTGGCAGCGCGTCCTTGTTTTGCCCGGGAAGGCGTACCGAAAACGGCACGTCGCTGATCCCAGTTTTGGGACAAAGGCGCCGCGTTCCGCTTAACTGCGTAAGCCAAGTGCGGACTTGAACGGGCAGCAGAAATGGGATCGTATTCAGCCCATATGCCCACGATCAAGTCACTCCCCTTGGCGCTTGCGTCACTCTCGATTTTAGTTGGCAGCCTGTCGGCTGCGCCGAAGCTTGGATTGCAGTCCTGGACTTGCAGGAACATGAGCTTCGAGGAAACGGTGGAGTTCGCGGCAGCGAACGGCATCGAGTACGTACAGTTTTTCAGCCGTCATTTGGATCCCAACGATTCGGAGGAGGCGAACCTCAAGAAGCTGGCATTCCTCAACAAGCATGGCGTGAAGGCTTACACCATTGGAGTGAGCCGCACGACTTTGGAGAAGGAAGACAACCGCAAGCTTTTCGAGTTGGCCAAGCTTTTCGGCATGGAGCTGATCGTGGTAGAACCTGGCGACCAGATGATCTGGGGAAACCTTGAGGAATTGGCGATCGAGTACGACATCAAGGTCGTGGTACACAATCATGGCCGTGGTTCGACCTATGGAAACCCTTCCACGGTGAAGCATATTTTAGCGGAGCGGGATCACCGGATAGGAGTGTGCATGGATATCGGCTGGGTTACGGCTGCAGGCTTCGACGCGGCCGCGACGTATCGGAATTATGGGGACAGGATCTACGACATGCACTTGAAGGACAAGCGTTTGGACTATCCAGAAGGAGAACTGAAGTTGACCGATACATTCATTGGCTTGGGCAACAGCAACTACGACGAGCTTTTCGAGGAGATCTTGGAGGATGGCTGGTCAGGCGTGATGGCGATCGAAACGGACAGCAAGGAGTTTGCCGAAGACCCGACTGAATTCGTGAAGGCGGCCAAGCTCTTCTTCGAGTCTCACGTGCACGAGCACGCGCACTAGGAGCCTTGAGGACAGGAAACATTTGGCGGCGTGCTTCCAGTGGGGAGCACGCCGTTTTTTGGGGGGCGAGAAGTGGGAGTGATACATGACGCCCGCGGAGCGTCCGTCCCACCGAAGCCGCGTTGCTGTACTGTTACTGTTTAGAGGGCAGCCTTCCGGAAATCTGCGTTGCGATTCTATTGTGTGAGAGAAGGGATGACATCTGGGGTTGCTATCAAAGCTGAATGGGAGTTCTAAGCAGTTCGGATGCGCTCTCTTAACGCTCAGTTTTTTCTTTTGTTCGGCTCCTTTGCGGCGGTTCAGCCGTATATCGCTTTGCTGTTCAAGGAGCGCGGGTTGCACGAGGAGCAGATTGGCTATGCTCTGGGGATTTCCGGCTGGGCGATTATGTTGAGTCCAGCTTTGGTAACCTTGATCGCGGACACTCGCGTATCGCCGGGGCGGCTTCTAGCAGGCTTGAGCCTTTTGACGGCGGGCACGGTGGTCGCGATGCTGTTGTCGACAAGCTATTGGATGCTGGCGGCTTGTTACTTTGCGATGACTCTTTGTGTTACGGCCATGATGCCCTTGCTCGACGGAGTGACCTTCGGCATTCAGAAACTGCAAAGGGAACTGGGTGAGAAGCCATTGGAATACAGTCAAGTGCGGGTGTGGGGAACTTATGGATACGTAGGGATACTTGCCTTGCTGTTTTTTCCGATCCGCATGACGGGAGATGTTAGCTTGCCGATTTGGGCGGGCGTTTTTTGCTTTGGCATCCTTTTTGTGAATACGTGGTTTTTGCCTCAGCGGGGGAAACGGGAATTGGCGAAGCGTTCGAAGGGGCTTCCCACGGGAGAGGCGTTGAAGGCATTGTTCAGCAAGCGTTCCGCGTCGTTCACGGTCGCAATGTTTTTGCTGCTCTGCGCTTCCGCGGGCTATCATACGATGTATCCCGTTTTTTTAGTGGAGGACCTGGGGCTTGCCCGGCATTGGCTGGGCATCGTCATTTTGTCGGGCGCATTGATCGAAGTGTTTTGCATCCTGGCCCTCACTCGTCTGGAAAAACGTTGGGGCTTGCGAGCGGTCATGTTGGGAGGGGTCGCGTTCACGGTCGTTCGTTTTTCGTTGATGTACGCTTTCCCGGTTTTGTGGGTGGCGATTGGCGCCCAGGTTTTTCACGGGGCCATGATCTGCTCGATGATGGTGATTCCGCCAAACGTTGTGAACGGGCTCGCGAACGAATCGAACCGGAATTCGATTCAAGGCGTTTATACGATGCTGGTGGTGGGCAGTAGTCGTTTTGTGGGTACGGCGATTTCTGGCCATGTGGCCGGCGTCGATCAACGCCTGATCTATCTCATGTGCGCTGGTTTGGCTGTAGCTGCCTTCGCTTTGCTATGGAAAGGGTTTCGGCCGCAGGCGGCGTGAGCCGGGCAAATCCGAAGGGGGGGAGGCTGTTAAAAAGCCGCTGCCTTTTGGGGGCTGCGGCTTGCTTGTCGCCCGCGGAGCGGCCGACCCACCTTGGATCGATTTAGGAGGCTTGTGCCTTGAGGGAGTCGAGAGTGCTTCTCAGGGCGTCTGCGACCTCGCTGTCTTTCGCATCGGATTTTTGGATACGGTCGATGGCTTCGGCCACTGTCTTCTCGGCGGACTGGCGCATGACGGGGTCCGGATTTTCGGCGTCGAGGTTCTCTTTGATGAACTCGGGCAAGAAGTGAGGTTGTTGGGTGCAGTAGAAGGCGCAGCCGAGGTGGAAGAGGTGTTGGGCGGCTTGGCGAAGGCCTTGGGCGCCTTTTTCTTCCCAGAATGCGACGAGCTTGAGGCCGTCTTCGAGGAGGTCGGAGGCTTTGTCGTGGATCTCCGCTTGGGCTTCCGGCGGCTGGTTGCCGATGAGCATGCCGAAGGCGTGGCAATAGGAGCGGCGAGCGCTGAGGGAAATTTCCGCGGCGCCGAGATGGGTCTTCTCGTTTGGTTCGGCGATCTTGAGGGCGAACTCGGAGGACTTGATGGTTTCCTGAACGGTTTCGTTCGTCGGTTGGGCCCTGCTGAAAAGGTTGGCTCGGTTGGCGTGGGCGGATCCCATCTCGATGACGAGGCGCGGGTCTTTCTTTTCCTTGATGCCGGCGAGCACTTTGATGGTTTCGTCGAAGGAGGCGATGGCGAGCTTGAGGTTGGAAGCGTCGGCGCTCCACATGAGAGCGCGGCCGAGGCTGGCGCGCACGCTGGCCACGAGGGCCCCGATGGGAGCTTCTTCGACGGGGAGGTCGCCAATGACCTCGAGGGCTTTTTCGTAGGCGTCTACAGTGCGTTGCTCCGGTTTTTGGGGATTGCTCTGTCGGGCGTAGACGTTGCCGAGGTTGAGGTAGGTAGCGGCGAGCTGGTGGCGGTAGCGTGGGGTTTCCTTCCAGGGGAGTTCCTCGAGGATGACTGCGGATTGGCGAAAGCAGTTGGTTGCCTGTTCGAGCGTTTCCTTTGCGGGGACGCGGGATTGGGTGTGCCCGATGTTTCCCCAGACGGCGGCGATGTCGGCCTTGTGGGAGTCCTTTTGGTCCTCGATGGACTCGAAGTGCTTGAGGGCGACTTGGTAGCCTGCGATGGCCTTCTCGATACCTTCTTGGGTGTCGGAATTCGAGTAGGCGTTGGCTTTGCCCATCTCAGCCCATCCGGATAGGTGGCGTTTGGCGTCGGACTCCTCTACCTCGGGGGCGGCGAGGAGCTCGAGGGCGTGGTCGAAACCTTTGACGGCTTCTGCGTAGGCGTTGCGGTCGCGCTGGGCGATGGCGTCGGCCTTGGCGATGGCCTCCTGCACTGCTGCCAGTGGGTGCTTGGGAGATTCGTTGGTGTTTGGGTTTTCGGGAGTTTCCACGGCTTTCTAAAAGGGTTCGGTTTTCGAAAGTCGCAGAGGCTGGGGCGGAAAGATTGAAAAGTGAAGGGTGAAAGTTGGCGCGGTCGCCCCGGCTGGTTTGCTTTGGGGCAATGGGGACTGGCGCGCTAGTCTTTCGGGTGGACCTCGATGGTTACGTGCACGATGCCGAGGTCTTGCGGAATGCGGGCTTTGTAGATGTTGGGCGTGGCGGGGCGCTCGGCTACGATGGTGAGCATGGCGCTGTAGATCCCTGGACCGATGGACCACAGGTGGAGGTCGGTTACTTTTTCGGTTTCGGTTTCGATCGCTTGACTCACGGCGTCGATCGCCTCTTGCGGGGCCTGGTAGTCAAGCAAGGTACGGCTGGAGCTGCGGATGAGCCCGATTGACCAGTTGGCAACGAGAGCGGAGCCGATGATGCCCATGACGGGGTCCATCCATATCCAGCCGAAGTATTTGGCTGCGAGGAGGGCGAATATGGCGGTAACGGAGGTCAAGGCGTCGGCCATGACGTGCAAGTAAGCGGAGCGCAGGTTTTGATCGTGCTCGTGGCCTTCGTGATGGTGGTCGTGGTGATGGTGCCCGTGGTGATGATGGTCGTGCCCATGCCCGTGGTGGTGGTGATGGTCGCCGAGGATGAACATGCTGGCTCCGTTGACGACAAGACCGATGATGGCGACGCCGATGGCCCAGTTGAATTGGATTTCTACTGGGTTGAGGAGTCGGTCGACGCTCTCCCATGCCATCATGAGGGCGAAGCCTGCGAGCAGCAGGGCGCCGGTGAAGCCGCCTAAGGAGTTCACTTTGCCGGTGCCGAAGCTGAACTTTGGATTGGCGGCGTTCTTGCGAGCGTAGATGTAGGCGAAGGCAGTGATGGCGAGGGCGGCGCTGTGGGAGGCCATGTGCAGGCCGTCGGCGAGCAGGGCCATGGAGCCGAAAACGGTGCCGGCGGTGATTTCGACAACCATCATCACCAAGGTGATGGCGATGACGACCAGGGTGCGTTTCTCGCCGGACTTTTGCTTGTCTTGTCCGAAGGTGTGGGTGTGGGTGAGTGATGGGACGTGGTTGGCCATGGCTTGGGTCGAGTCTTTGGTAGACGGTATGGCGCGGGAGTTCGGATTGGCAAGGTTTGCTCTGGCCTTGCTCGGCTTGGCTATCTGGGGCTGGGGAGAGTTCCTTAGTCGGGGCGATTTATTCGATAAGAGCTTGTTAATCGATTGCTTGAGGGGTGGTGGCGGTTTGATTTCGGGCTTTCGTTTGTCGAATGGTGGAATGTGCTCGGGCGGTCTTTGTTGGGACCATTCGGGAGGCATGCCCTGTTTTTTTACCCCAGAGATGATTGATAACGGAAAGGATTACGGAGCTCCCGACGGGGGTGTGTGCGGTACGGCGGATGCTCGCTTGGTGCAGTGTATGAGTTCGCTCTTGGAAGGGCGGGGCGTATTAGGAGACAGTTCCTTGGGGCTAGTTTTTTCTTATCCGGACCTGAGGGTCGCCTTCGTGAACGCGATCGGGCAGAAGATTTTGAGCCCGGTTTTCGAGGGCGGTAGCTTGTCGGAGGATTTCGTTTTGTCGGATGTGGTTTCCTTACAGTCGCGGCGGATCTTCGACTCGCAGGTTTTTCCGATGCTGCAGGTTTCGGGAGCTTGGAGCGGAACGCTTACCTTGCGGGATTTGTGGGGCGGGGACATTCCGGCGGAGGTTACTTTTTGGCGGAATTCGCCGGATGACGGGCTGGAGGGGCGATACCTTTTCCTGCAGGGAGAGCCGCTGACGCATTCGACTTTCAAGACGATGAGAGGGTGGAAGGAGAGAGAGCTCTTGTTCGCTCTGCTGGGGCACACGAAGGACGCCATTTACTTCAAGGACAAGGAGAGCCGCTTCCTGCGGGCGAGCGATAGCCTGATCCGGCGCTTCGGGCTGAAGTATCCGCACGAGGTGATTGGCAAGACTGACTTCCATTTTTTTGGGGTGGCCCATGCGTCCGCTTCCTACGAGGACGAGCAGAGGATCCTCGAAACGGGTGAGCCGATACTGGACAAGGAGGAGAAGGAAGTCTGGGGGGACCAGTCGGTCACTTGGGCTTCTACCACGAAGCTCCCGTTTTACGATGCGGAAGGAAATCTAGTGGGGACCTTTGGCATTTCGCGGGACATCACGCGCAAGAAGTGCGAGGAGGAGGTACGAAAGGACTTGGAACTTCGATTACAGCTGGCCCAGCGATTAGAGGCTATCGGGTCTTTGGCGGCGGGTGTCGCCCACGAGATTAACACCCCGACGCAGTTCGTTGCCGATAACGTGAAGTTTCTGGGCGACGCATTTGCGGACATCGGGAACGTGTTCAGTTGTGTAGATAGTTTGCTGAATCGCGTGAAGGGTATCCAGGAGGTGGATGCAGAGAGGGTGGCTCTGGAGGAGGCAATGGAATTGGCCGACATGGGATTCCTAAAGGAGGAAATTCCACAAACGATCGAGCAAAGCTTAGCTGGACTGGGGCAGATCGCGAAAATTGTTGGATCGATGAAGGAATTCTCGTATCCGTCCTCTCCGGAAAAGACTAAGTCGGACTTGAATCGGGCGATCGAAAACACCTTGAACGTTTCGCGGAATGAGTGGAAAGGAGTGGCGGAGATCGATCTGCAGTTGGATGCGGATTTGCCGGAGGTTTCGTGCATTGTAGACCAGGTTAATCAAGTGGTGTTGAACTTGCTGGTGAACGCGGCCCACGCTATCGCGGCGACGGATTCGCGGGTGGGCGCTATTGGTCTAAAGACGCGGGTGGAGGGAACCTGCGTTTGTATTGAAGTGAGCGATACGGGGATCGGGATGGCGGAAGAGGTGAAGTCACGCATCTTTGAGCCGTTTTTCACTACGAAGGACGTGGGCAAGGGGACAGGGCAAGGGCTTGCGATGGTACGTAATATCGTAGTGAATACGCATGGGGGAAGGATCGATTGCGAAAGCGAAGTGGGCAAAGGTTCCACCTTTCGGGTGTTCTTGCCGATCGAGGACGTGGATTCGAGCGCAGTCTGATTTGTTATTTGGAGAGGTAGCTTTATGAAAGTGCTTTTTGTAGACGACAACGCGAGTGTCCTGGCGGCCTTTCGCAGGAACTTGCGCAAGCGATTTGATCTGTCGATGGCTGACTCGGCCAAGGCGGCCTTGAAGATTTTGGAGAAGGAAGGACCCTTTGGGGTGATCGTTTCCGACATGAAGATGCCGGGGATGAACGGTATCGAATTTTTGGAGAAGGCGATCGAGATGTCGCCGGATTCGGCTCGCATCATGTTGACGGGCAATGCGGACCAGGAGACGGCGACGGAGGCGGTGAACCGTGGGCACGTGTATCGGTTCTTGAACAAGCCTTGCTCGGTTGAGGATTTGATCGGTGCGATCAACGATGCGGGGCATCACTACGAGTTGATGAAGCTCGAGCACAATGACCTGCAGCGCACGGTGGCGGGCTGCGTGAAGGTGTTGACGGACGTTTTGGGGATGGTGGCTCCGTTTGCCTTGGGGCGGGGGCAGAGGCTGAA of Pelagicoccus enzymogenes contains these proteins:
- a CDS encoding MFS transporter, translated to MRSLNAQFFLLFGSFAAVQPYIALLFKERGLHEEQIGYALGISGWAIMLSPALVTLIADTRVSPGRLLAGLSLLTAGTVVAMLLSTSYWMLAACYFAMTLCVTAMMPLLDGVTFGIQKLQRELGEKPLEYSQVRVWGTYGYVGILALLFFPIRMTGDVSLPIWAGVFCFGILFVNTWFLPQRGKRELAKRSKGLPTGEALKALFSKRSASFTVAMFLLLCASAGYHTMYPVFLVEDLGLARHWLGIVILSGALIEVFCILALTRLEKRWGLRAVMLGGVAFTVVRFSLMYAFPVLWVAIGAQVFHGAMICSMMVIPPNVVNGLANESNRNSIQGVYTMLVVGSSRFVGTAISGHVAGVDQRLIYLMCAGLAVAAFALLWKGFRPQAA
- a CDS encoding PAS domain-containing sensor histidine kinase; translation: MIDNGKDYGAPDGGVCGTADARLVQCMSSLLEGRGVLGDSSLGLVFSYPDLRVAFVNAIGQKILSPVFEGGSLSEDFVLSDVVSLQSRRIFDSQVFPMLQVSGAWSGTLTLRDLWGGDIPAEVTFWRNSPDDGLEGRYLFLQGEPLTHSTFKTMRGWKERELLFALLGHTKDAIYFKDKESRFLRASDSLIRRFGLKYPHEVIGKTDFHFFGVAHASASYEDEQRILETGEPILDKEEKEVWGDQSVTWASTTKLPFYDAEGNLVGTFGISRDITRKKCEEEVRKDLELRLQLAQRLEAIGSLAAGVAHEINTPTQFVADNVKFLGDAFADIGNVFSCVDSLLNRVKGIQEVDAERVALEEAMELADMGFLKEEIPQTIEQSLAGLGQIAKIVGSMKEFSYPSSPEKTKSDLNRAIENTLNVSRNEWKGVAEIDLQLDADLPEVSCIVDQVNQVVLNLLVNAAHAIAATDSRVGAIGLKTRVEGTCVCIEVSDTGIGMAEEVKSRIFEPFFTTKDVGKGTGQGLAMVRNIVVNTHGGRIDCESEVGKGSTFRVFLPIEDVDSSAV
- a CDS encoding sigma-54-dependent transcriptional regulator → MPNTATQRILIADDNKDVLQAIRLALKSEGYQADCVSNPADALKRIEQNEYATALIDLNYHLDTTSGKEGIELLGKIREKEPDLPVVVMTAWASIDVAVECMRNGANDFLQKPWDDERLLAIVRTQLRLNQAQLQSQRLKEENRTLRPNKASGFIAQSRAMRPVLELIESVADSDASILITGENGTGKGVIANLIHQQSGKADHPFISVNMGGIPDGVFESELFGHVKGAFTDAKENRIGRFELAASGTLFLDEVANMPVAQQQKLLRALETREFERVGSSRTQKFDARLVVATNADLQAEVDAGRFRMDLLYRLNTITIHLPPLRERVEDIEPLANSFLKKYSKKYRKSGLAFSATALDTMKSYEWPGNIRELDHCLERAVLTSRKEEIGVPELGLRANTASPASSNLDDMSLEEVEAYLIRRTLSRCGGKANDAAKELGLSRSAFYRRMQRYGL
- the dmeF gene encoding CDF family Co(II)/Ni(II) efflux transporter DmeF; the protein is MANHVPSLTHTHTFGQDKQKSGEKRTLVVIAITLVMMVVEITAGTVFGSMALLADGLHMASHSAALAITAFAYIYARKNAANPKFSFGTGKVNSLGGFTGALLLAGFALMMAWESVDRLLNPVEIQFNWAIGVAIIGLVVNGASMFILGDHHHHHGHGHDHHHHGHHHHDHHHEGHEHDQNLRSAYLHVMADALTSVTAIFALLAAKYFGWIWMDPVMGIIGSALVANWSIGLIRSSSRTLLDYQAPQEAIDAVSQAIETETEKVTDLHLWSIGPGIYSAMLTIVAERPATPNIYKARIPQDLGIVHVTIEVHPKD
- a CDS encoding sensor histidine kinase, which gives rise to MTQPPRTPSRFSYEATIVIRAALCALPATVIAVALLIHSDANWELWVTCLTLILLPFPFMAWSLQNWISSPLRVAANVISSIREGDFTLRSRRISEASGTIVELYEEINAIAALMEKSRLTSIETQKVIDKITANIDVATLIVRSDRVVSQANEAARRLISSINHWDSIPELKTVDELNISFVLDQSSQDFSRFSFVDQNRRFEGRRGIFILDGERFDLILLTDITRAASEQERDSWKRLLRVLGHELNNSIAPISSLSSTLSKITKTAEIDEETKTDLLDGLETITNRSQNIIRFMGDYTRLAKLPEPETVSVALSPLFQKACQLFGETVHFAPSSSNPTVSIDPAQFEQALINLLKNATEASSGAPGSVTCSIEAIAGISLLRIEDDGPGISNPDNLFVPFYTTKAQGSGIGLALSKQIIEAVGGTLTLANRQDRSGCRVTIQLGIAPQAKAQ
- a CDS encoding sugar phosphate isomerase/epimerase family protein, which gives rise to MPTIKSLPLALASLSILVGSLSAAPKLGLQSWTCRNMSFEETVEFAAANGIEYVQFFSRHLDPNDSEEANLKKLAFLNKHGVKAYTIGVSRTTLEKEDNRKLFELAKLFGMELIVVEPGDQMIWGNLEELAIEYDIKVVVHNHGRGSTYGNPSTVKHILAERDHRIGVCMDIGWVTAAGFDAAATYRNYGDRIYDMHLKDKRLDYPEGELKLTDTFIGLGNSNYDELFEEILEDGWSGVMAIETDSKEFAEDPTEFVKAAKLFFESHVHEHAH